Proteins encoded within one genomic window of Alteribacter populi:
- the tagH gene encoding teichoic acids export ABC transporter ATP-binding subunit TagH: MDKSIIAKNITKKYKLYSKPSERVLDIILPKSYGEDFYALRDVNFEAEKGDVVGFVGINGSGKSTLSNVLAGILPETSGTVDINGQAALIAVASGLKGDLTGRDNIELKCLMLGFSKKEIEAIEPEIIEFSELEQFIDQPVKSYSSGMKSRLGFAISVNINPDILIIDEALSVGDKSFAEKCLDKMNEFKSQGKTMIFVSHSLGQMKEFCEKILWLEFGKVKEYGTVEEVLPRYEDFLKKYKKMSKKEKRKYREEALAEKSATS; the protein is encoded by the coding sequence ATGGATAAATCAATTATTGCTAAAAATATTACAAAAAAATACAAATTATATTCTAAGCCTTCTGAAAGGGTTTTGGATATTATTTTACCCAAGAGCTATGGTGAGGACTTTTATGCTTTAAGAGATGTCAATTTTGAGGCGGAAAAAGGGGATGTTGTCGGATTTGTTGGAATTAATGGTTCCGGGAAGTCAACACTATCTAATGTGCTTGCGGGTATCTTACCGGAAACTTCAGGGACAGTCGACATTAATGGTCAGGCTGCTTTAATTGCTGTTGCTTCTGGGTTGAAAGGTGACTTGACTGGTAGAGATAATATTGAATTAAAATGTTTAATGCTCGGATTCTCAAAGAAAGAGATTGAAGCTATTGAACCTGAAATAATCGAGTTTTCTGAGCTCGAACAATTCATAGATCAACCTGTAAAGTCATACTCCAGCGGAATGAAATCACGGCTCGGTTTTGCTATTTCTGTAAACATCAATCCTGACATTTTAATTATTGACGAGGCGTTATCTGTCGGAGATAAGTCCTTTGCGGAAAAATGTTTGGACAAAATGAATGAATTTAAATCTCAAGGGAAGACAATGATATTTGTTAGTCACTCTCTTGGGCAGATGAAAGAGTTTTGTGAGAAAATCCTTTGGCTGGAGTTTGGGAAAGTGAAGGAATACGGAACTGTAGAGGAAGTATTACCGAGGTATGAAGATTTTTTAAAAAAGTATAAGAAAATGTCTAAGAAAGAGAAAAGAAAATACAGAGAAGAAGCTCTTGCGGAAAAGAGTGCAACAAGCTAG
- a CDS encoding LCP family protein, which translates to MTQLRTQMKQEKKKKSTFRRFMKITVITMLLLIITVGAGFAYVTYKVHDVTSTTNQELDRGDRSEYRVEAVSPDKDNISILFLGVDDRNGDLSGRTDAMVLATFNQEEGTVKMLNIPRDSRVDIPGRQNLDKINHAHAYGGVDLTVETVENLLDIPVDYFVTLDFTAFMEVIDTFGGVEVDVPFTFSEMNSRDQANAITVNEGLQKLDGEEALAFVRTRRNDNDLQRGERQKQVLEALIKEAASLSSITRFSSVMDSIEDHMRTNLSFGNIVSLHSYSSGLDEIDSLSIDGSDSRINGIYYYDLNPESKEEISSKLRSHLDVEDSKDDETSLTENIETN; encoded by the coding sequence TTGACACAATTACGAACACAAATGAAGCAAGAAAAGAAAAAAAAGTCGACATTTCGACGTTTTATGAAAATAACTGTCATCACAATGTTACTCCTAATTATAACTGTGGGTGCAGGATTTGCTTACGTTACCTATAAGGTACACGATGTTACGTCAACAACTAATCAAGAACTCGATCGAGGTGATCGTTCAGAATATAGAGTGGAAGCTGTCAGTCCTGATAAAGACAACATCTCTATTCTGTTTTTAGGAGTAGATGACCGTAACGGTGATCTATCGGGACGAACAGACGCTATGGTCCTAGCAACATTTAACCAAGAAGAAGGAACTGTAAAAATGTTGAACATACCTCGCGATTCCAGAGTGGATATTCCCGGAAGACAAAACCTTGATAAAATCAATCATGCACACGCTTATGGTGGGGTTGACTTAACTGTGGAAACCGTTGAAAATCTGCTCGATATTCCTGTAGACTACTTCGTCACCTTAGACTTTACTGCATTTATGGAAGTGATCGACACCTTTGGCGGGGTTGAAGTAGACGTCCCATTTACTTTCTCTGAAATGAATAGCCGTGATCAAGCAAATGCGATTACTGTTAACGAGGGGCTACAAAAGCTCGACGGCGAAGAAGCATTAGCCTTTGTTAGAACAAGAAGAAATGACAATGATCTCCAACGTGGCGAGAGACAAAAACAAGTACTTGAAGCACTTATAAAAGAAGCTGCCAGTCTTTCATCAATAACAAGATTCAGTTCCGTGATGGATAGTATCGAAGATCATATGAGAACTAACTTAAGCTTTGGCAATATCGTTAGCTTACATTCGTATAGCTCCGGTTTAGACGAAATTGATTCACTCTCAATTGATGGAAGTGATTCACGAATCAATGGTATTTATTATTATGATCTAAACCCAGAATCAAAAGAAGAAATTTCATCAAAGCTAAGATCACACCTTGACGTTGAAGACAGCAAAGACGACGAAACATCACTAACTGAAAACATTGAAACGAACTAA
- a CDS encoding N-acetylmuramoyl-L-alanine amidase: MKKNVTIFTLVFALMIPLFIFDLEQNALANNDDVQTGEVTASSLNVRAQPTTSSNVIGSLSKGNKVSLYERSRNWYKVKVNNQTGYIHSDYVSVTTESLSGRKGEITATKLNVRSQASTYSTVVGSLTKGTVIDLHERTGSWFKVKVNNQWAYIHSDYVKVSSGSSGSGSDSVSEQQKGEVTASRLNVRSQASTSSNVIGSLTNGTVVDLHEQTGSWFKVSVNNQWGFIHSDYVITSGGSSGSDSNSDTVSGHQKGEVTASRLNVRSQASTSSNVIGSLTNGTVVDLYEQSGNWFKVKVNSQWGFIHSDYVKTSGGSAGSESATEQQKGEITASRLNVRSQASTSSNVIGSLTNGTVIDLHEQSGSWFKVNVNNQWGYIHSDYVNPISVGSTPSNGQLNGKTIFLDPGHGGNDSGAVTGNDQEKTLALQISNKLKSELESLGAEVISSRTNDRYVALGERVNMANNTNADIFVSIHLNSFSDPNVSGTEAFYNTVHAPKNSKQLASSIQNRLVSELNLRDRNVKNANFEVIRYTKMPSSLVEIGFMTNAQDLNIIKNDQDKVVNSLKNGIVDYFN, translated from the coding sequence TTGAAGAAAAATGTCACAATCTTTACCTTAGTTTTTGCATTAATGATTCCTTTATTCATTTTTGATTTAGAACAAAATGCTTTGGCAAATAATGACGACGTCCAAACGGGTGAGGTGACAGCATCATCATTAAATGTTCGTGCGCAGCCTACAACCAGCTCTAATGTGATCGGTTCATTATCGAAAGGGAACAAAGTTTCTTTGTATGAGCGCTCGCGTAATTGGTACAAAGTAAAGGTTAATAATCAAACGGGTTACATTCACAGTGATTACGTAAGCGTCACAACTGAATCACTGTCAGGACGAAAAGGTGAAATCACAGCAACCAAATTAAATGTCCGTTCTCAAGCGTCTACCTATTCTACTGTAGTTGGAAGCTTAACAAAAGGTACGGTTATTGACCTTCACGAACGAACAGGGAGTTGGTTCAAAGTTAAAGTCAATAATCAATGGGCTTATATACATAGTGATTATGTTAAAGTCTCAAGCGGATCTTCTGGTTCCGGATCTGACTCCGTTTCCGAACAACAAAAAGGCGAAGTCACCGCTTCCAGACTCAACGTCAGGTCTCAAGCTTCCACCTCGTCTAACGTGATCGGCAGCTTAACTAATGGCACTGTCGTTGACCTGCATGAACAAACTGGGAGCTGGTTCAAAGTTAGCGTGAACAATCAGTGGGGATTCATTCATAGCGACTATGTTATAACTTCGGGTGGATCTTCTGGCTCTGATTCCAACTCTGATACTGTTTCCGGGCATCAAAAAGGTGAAGTGACCGCTTCCAGACTCAACGTCAGGTCTCAAGCTTCCACCTCGTCTAACGTGATCGGCAGCTTAACTAATGGCACTGTCGTTGACCTTTATGAACAATCTGGAAACTGGTTCAAAGTTAAAGTGAACAGCCAGTGGGGATTCATTCACAGCGACTATGTCAAAACTTCGGGTGGGTCTGCTGGCTCTGAATCTGCTACCGAACAACAAAAAGGCGAAATCACTGCTTCCAGACTCAATGTCAGGTCTCAAGCTTCCACTTCGTCTAACGTGATCGGCAGCTTAACTAATGGCACTGTCATTGACCTTCATGAACAATCTGGAAGTTGGTTCAAAGTCAACGTTAATAACCAATGGGGGTATATCCACAGCGACTATGTGAACCCCATTTCTGTGGGCTCAACTCCATCAAATGGCCAGCTTAACGGCAAAACCATCTTTCTCGACCCAGGTCACGGCGGAAATGACTCAGGTGCAGTAACTGGAAATGATCAGGAAAAAACACTTGCTTTACAAATCTCAAATAAACTTAAAAGCGAACTTGAGAGCCTAGGGGCTGAAGTCATTTCAAGTAGAACGAATGATCGTTACGTTGCCCTTGGTGAACGTGTGAATATGGCCAATAATACGAATGCAGATATATTTGTTAGTATTCATTTAAATTCATTCTCAGACCCTAATGTTAGCGGTACTGAAGCGTTTTACAATACTGTCCATGCACCTAAGAATAGTAAACAGTTAGCAAGTAGTATTCAAAACCGGCTAGTTAGTGAACTCAACCTTAGAGACAGAAACGTAAAAAATGCAAACTTTGAAGTCATTCGCTATACAAAGATGCCTAGTAGTTTAGTGGAAATTGGTTTTATGACGAACGCTCAGGACTTAAACATAATAAAAAACGACCAAGATAAAGTTGTAAACAGTCTTAAAAACGGGATAGTTGATTATTTTAATTAA
- a CDS encoding ABC transporter permease, which translates to MKAALSVIQEQVKHFYLIRRLSLYEMKSSNNNNYLGMAWEIINPLIQIMIFWFVFGYGIREREAIEVVEGMHVPFLQWMLPGIIVWFFFFHSTIQGSKSIYSRLKMLSKMNFPMSVIPNIVIFSQFYIHVILAVITIVVLHFSGYPINIYYLQFIYFILATFVFTYSLALITSTLSTIIRDVQMFLQATLRMLLYLSPILWTISTLPDAIQVIMKINPLYYLIEGYRAGFLGLGWYFIDQWQYTLYFWAVTIVLLLIGSALHMKFRRHFIDFL; encoded by the coding sequence ATGAAAGCTGCACTCTCTGTTATACAGGAACAGGTAAAACACTTCTATTTAATTAGAAGGTTATCACTATACGAAATGAAAAGCTCTAACAACAACAACTACCTGGGAATGGCATGGGAAATCATTAACCCGCTCATTCAAATTATGATTTTCTGGTTTGTGTTTGGGTATGGGATCAGGGAACGTGAAGCAATTGAGGTTGTTGAGGGTATGCACGTGCCATTTTTACAATGGATGCTGCCGGGAATCATTGTTTGGTTTTTCTTTTTCCATTCCACTATTCAAGGATCAAAATCGATTTATTCCCGATTAAAGATGTTATCAAAAATGAACTTTCCGATGAGTGTAATACCAAATATTGTTATTTTTTCTCAGTTTTACATTCATGTAATTTTAGCTGTCATTACAATTGTTGTATTGCATTTTTCCGGTTACCCGATCAATATATATTATTTACAATTTATTTATTTTATTTTAGCAACGTTTGTATTTACGTATTCGTTAGCTTTAATTACCTCTACGTTATCGACAATCATTCGCGATGTTCAAATGTTTTTGCAAGCGACGCTTAGAATGTTACTTTATTTATCGCCAATACTTTGGACTATTAGTACATTGCCTGACGCGATACAGGTTATTATGAAAATTAACCCTCTATATTATTTAATTGAAGGTTACCGAGCAGGATTTCTAGGATTGGGTTGGTATTTCATCGATCAATGGCAGTACACATTGTACTTTTGGGCTGTAACCATTGTTCTCTTGTTGATCGGTTCTGCTCTTCACATGAAGTTTAGAAGACATTTTATTGACTTTTTATAA
- a CDS encoding peptidoglycan D,D-transpeptidase FtsI family protein — MSVKALVHRSFLYIGFLLVLDGCSGDEQNPEVTLEGYVSAWEEQGYGEMSEFLDLSSQSEYGGSFTERFAEVHEKMEVSSIQVNYEPRDFEEEEIDWDEVNELTYPVGVEMETVAGSLNYDTEIQLVMEVVEEDGDEVEVWSVVFDPSHLFMGFNEFDDQVVMETVDPESRGQIFDRNGESLAVNGAFYQIGFQYGNIEDLKGEAEELADLLGLDAETVEEQAVVYEENPDWMAPVMSVPMADERVDEVRAANIPGVVVQTTEGREYPYQGLTGHLTGYIQEVSAEDLEREEWSGYRAGTYIGQRGLELAYEEQLRGEVGFEIRVEDSAGSTREVLVRTDPEDGEDLHLTLDVNVQQELFDAIGDEAGSGVVMDPETGEVLALVSRPVFDPNQVYLGTSSPERTEWVEDERDVNPIRFNGIYSPGSVFKPITAAIGIEEGTLDPNEVVNIDGEQWQASSDWGGYRVTRVNPNVSEVDLETAMTYSDNIYFAQQALAIGEEPLTSWAEEFGIGEEFPFEYPLNESRLANEGLTSDILLADTGYGQGELQMSPVHLTALYTMFVNEGSIMQPTLLEGSDTEVWNESVIAEETASIVLDTMKAVVEDSNGTAHRSNPGHNRTLAGKTGTAEIKDSQAEDVEGDRIGWYTSIDVEEQDYLVTMMIEGRGSGDVVDMANEFWSRVGE, encoded by the coding sequence ATGAGTGTGAAGGCCTTAGTACATAGAAGTTTTCTGTATATTGGATTCTTGCTTGTGCTCGATGGGTGTTCTGGGGATGAGCAAAATCCAGAAGTAACGTTAGAAGGATACGTCAGTGCTTGGGAAGAGCAAGGGTATGGGGAGATGAGTGAATTTCTTGATCTCAGCTCTCAGAGTGAGTATGGTGGCTCCTTTACTGAAAGGTTTGCTGAAGTTCATGAAAAGATGGAGGTTTCTTCTATTCAAGTGAACTATGAGCCTAGAGATTTTGAGGAAGAGGAAATCGATTGGGATGAGGTCAATGAACTAACGTATCCTGTTGGTGTTGAAATGGAGACGGTTGCGGGTTCATTGAATTATGATACTGAGATTCAGCTTGTAATGGAAGTGGTTGAAGAAGACGGGGACGAAGTTGAAGTGTGGAGTGTTGTCTTCGATCCAAGTCATTTGTTTATGGGCTTTAATGAGTTTGATGATCAAGTGGTGATGGAAACTGTCGATCCTGAAAGCCGTGGACAGATTTTTGATCGTAATGGCGAGAGCTTGGCGGTAAATGGCGCGTTTTATCAAATTGGGTTTCAGTATGGAAACATTGAGGATTTAAAAGGTGAAGCTGAGGAGCTGGCTGATTTGTTAGGGCTTGACGCAGAGACAGTGGAAGAGCAAGCCGTCGTTTATGAAGAGAACCCGGATTGGATGGCTCCTGTGATGAGTGTACCAATGGCAGATGAGCGTGTGGATGAGGTTCGTGCAGCAAATATCCCTGGTGTCGTGGTCCAAACCACTGAGGGGCGCGAATACCCTTACCAAGGTCTTACTGGTCACCTGACGGGTTATATTCAAGAGGTGAGTGCAGAAGACTTGGAAAGGGAAGAGTGGTCTGGGTACAGAGCGGGAACGTATATTGGACAGCGCGGATTGGAGCTAGCTTATGAGGAGCAGCTTCGTGGTGAAGTAGGGTTTGAGATACGTGTTGAGGATAGTGCTGGCAGTACACGAGAGGTGCTCGTTCGAACCGATCCGGAAGACGGTGAAGATCTGCATTTAACACTAGATGTAAATGTGCAGCAAGAACTATTTGATGCGATCGGTGACGAAGCAGGTAGCGGTGTTGTGATGGACCCTGAAACAGGGGAGGTCTTAGCACTGGTTAGCCGGCCTGTATTTGATCCGAACCAAGTTTATTTAGGAACAAGCTCCCCAGAACGGACGGAGTGGGTTGAAGACGAGCGTGATGTGAACCCTATCCGCTTTAATGGGATTTATTCTCCAGGTTCTGTGTTTAAACCAATTACCGCAGCTATAGGCATAGAGGAAGGGACGCTTGACCCGAATGAGGTTGTCAACATTGATGGGGAGCAGTGGCAGGCAAGTAGTGATTGGGGCGGGTACCGAGTGACCCGTGTGAACCCGAATGTGTCGGAAGTAGATTTAGAGACAGCAATGACGTATTCCGATAACATTTACTTTGCCCAACAAGCATTGGCGATTGGTGAGGAGCCGTTGACATCGTGGGCTGAGGAGTTTGGGATTGGTGAAGAATTTCCTTTTGAGTATCCGTTAAATGAGTCGCGACTCGCTAATGAAGGCCTTACTTCTGATATCCTCCTTGCAGATACCGGTTACGGACAAGGGGAGCTGCAAATGAGCCCAGTACATTTGACGGCATTGTATACGATGTTTGTAAATGAAGGAAGTATTATGCAGCCGACCCTTTTAGAGGGTAGTGACACGGAGGTGTGGAACGAATCGGTAATTGCCGAGGAAACCGCATCGATCGTACTCGATACGATGAAAGCAGTTGTTGAAGACTCTAACGGAACGGCGCATCGAAGCAATCCAGGACACAACCGAACGCTTGCCGGAAAAACTGGAACCGCGGAAATTAAAGATTCCCAAGCAGAAGATGTAGAAGGTGATCGCATTGGTTGGTACACAAGTATCGATGTGGAGGAGCAGGATTACCTTGTAACGATGATGATAGAAGGCCGAGGCAGTGGTGATGTTGTAGACATGGCCAATGAGTTTTGGTCAAGAGTTGGAGAATAA
- a CDS encoding glycerophosphodiester phosphodiesterase, producing the protein MNDEVKVFAHRGHKDNYMENTMESFEEAFQLGAEGIEFDVQLTSDNRLVVMHDPTVDRMTNSKGYIREKTREEIIQLSFKKGNEKIPELADVLARFKSEDFLLNIEVKLAAWDRQAYINAIKPILKTFPHKEKIILSSFDHQILAALQQDIGGIEFAPISHGSLMCTKQYLQSHQFGSLHFKYTTRDTAEVQGLISRGFKIRPYTINDVKWLKQYFSLGADGIITDDVISALNVRKDSCK; encoded by the coding sequence TTGAACGACGAAGTAAAGGTTTTTGCTCACCGGGGACATAAGGATAACTACATGGAAAACACAATGGAATCGTTTGAAGAGGCTTTTCAACTCGGTGCTGAAGGGATAGAGTTCGATGTTCAGTTAACCTCTGACAATCGTTTGGTGGTCATGCATGACCCTACTGTAGATCGTATGACAAATAGTAAGGGGTATATTAGAGAAAAAACTCGTGAAGAAATTATTCAACTATCTTTCAAAAAAGGAAATGAAAAGATACCTGAGTTAGCAGATGTGTTGGCTCGTTTTAAATCTGAAGACTTTTTATTGAATATCGAGGTAAAGTTAGCTGCTTGGGATAGACAGGCTTATATTAATGCCATTAAGCCTATTCTAAAAACTTTTCCACACAAAGAAAAAATAATCTTATCTTCATTCGACCATCAAATTTTAGCCGCACTTCAACAAGACATAGGTGGTATAGAGTTTGCACCCATTTCACATGGGTCATTAATGTGTACAAAGCAATACCTCCAATCTCATCAATTTGGTAGTTTACACTTTAAGTACACAACTCGTGATACGGCAGAGGTTCAAGGCCTTATTTCACGTGGATTTAAAATAAGGCCATATACGATCAATGATGTTAAATGGTTAAAGCAGTATTTCTCTTTGGGGGCCGATGGTATCATTACAGATGATGTTATTTCAGCGCTCAATGTAAGGAAAGATTCATGCAAGTGA
- a CDS encoding WecB/TagA/CpsF family glycosyltransferase, whose product MKELNVLGVNISKLTQKETLTLINEAVRDREKKFIATANPEIIVYANKDEQYMDVLQKTDLITPDGIGVVKGVRILGEHIPERVAGFDLFMDILKVANENKYSIYMLGAKDTTLNKAVGVINEKYPNVQLAGSHHGFFDDDDQSIIETIKHEQPDFIFVALGFPRQEKWIAKNIHHFKKGVFMGLGGSFDVLSGEVQRAPKFWRRLNLEWFYRLVSQPARWKRMLSLPKFILKLIKTRF is encoded by the coding sequence ATGAAGGAATTAAATGTATTGGGAGTGAACATCTCTAAGCTGACTCAAAAAGAAACGTTGACTCTGATTAATGAAGCAGTTAGAGATAGAGAGAAGAAGTTTATAGCTACGGCAAATCCGGAGATTATTGTTTATGCCAATAAAGACGAGCAATACATGGACGTGCTTCAAAAGACAGATTTAATAACACCTGATGGTATAGGTGTTGTTAAGGGCGTGAGGATTTTAGGGGAGCACATTCCAGAGCGCGTCGCTGGATTTGATTTATTTATGGACATATTGAAAGTTGCAAATGAGAATAAATACTCTATTTATATGCTTGGTGCTAAAGACACCACTTTAAATAAGGCTGTTGGTGTTATTAATGAAAAGTATCCGAACGTTCAACTTGCAGGTTCACATCACGGTTTTTTCGATGATGATGATCAATCCATTATAGAAACAATTAAACATGAGCAACCGGATTTTATTTTTGTAGCTTTAGGTTTTCCGAGGCAAGAAAAATGGATTGCAAAGAACATCCACCATTTTAAAAAAGGTGTATTTATGGGATTGGGTGGAAGTTTTGACGTTCTATCGGGCGAAGTTCAACGTGCACCAAAGTTTTGGAGACGTTTAAACTTAGAATGGTTTTACAGGTTAGTTAGTCAACCGGCTAGATGGAAGAGGATGTTATCATTACCAAAATTTATATTAAAATTAATCAAAACACGATTTTAA
- a CDS encoding glycosyltransferase family 4 protein gives MNLIFVLIACFVIALIITPIVIKVALNLGAVDQPSSRKVHQKLMPRLGGLAIFLSFIVGLAIVNPYDPFHFAIILGAVIIMMVGMLDDFFELSPIAKIIGQLFAAFVVVIYGGLQISFINLPFGGVIEFGILSIPITIFWILAITNAINLIDGLDGLASGVSSIVLISISAMAFIMGNEYVMIVALLLLFSTLGFLVYNFYPAKIFMGDTGSLFLGYMIAVLSMLGFKNVTLVSLVIPIFILGVPIIDTFFAIIRRTINKTPIYKADSSHLHHCFLRLGYSHRQTVIIIYAISALLGIAAFIYSYSTVIGAFLISLIVLIAVELLVEMLGLVNKDYKPLLRILKINRFSEVSEGNKDN, from the coding sequence ATGAATTTGATTTTTGTTCTTATAGCATGTTTTGTCATAGCATTGATTATTACTCCAATTGTTATAAAAGTTGCACTTAACCTAGGTGCTGTAGATCAACCTTCATCGAGGAAGGTCCATCAAAAACTAATGCCCCGATTAGGTGGTTTAGCAATTTTTCTAAGTTTTATAGTTGGCTTAGCAATTGTAAATCCATATGATCCTTTTCACTTTGCGATTATACTAGGTGCTGTAATAATTATGATGGTAGGTATGTTAGATGACTTCTTTGAGTTGTCGCCAATCGCTAAAATTATTGGTCAATTATTCGCAGCATTTGTTGTTGTGATTTATGGTGGATTACAAATAAGTTTTATTAACCTTCCGTTTGGCGGCGTTATTGAATTTGGGATTTTGAGCATTCCCATTACAATATTCTGGATCCTTGCGATAACGAATGCCATTAATTTAATTGATGGATTAGACGGCCTAGCGTCAGGCGTTTCATCTATTGTGTTAATTTCTATTTCTGCAATGGCCTTTATTATGGGAAATGAATATGTGATGATTGTTGCATTATTATTACTTTTTAGTACTCTTGGATTTTTAGTTTATAATTTCTATCCTGCAAAGATTTTTATGGGGGATACGGGGTCGTTATTTCTTGGGTATATGATTGCGGTTCTTTCGATGTTAGGTTTTAAAAATGTAACGTTAGTGTCCTTGGTGATCCCTATTTTTATCCTAGGCGTACCGATTATCGATACATTTTTTGCTATCATTAGACGAACGATCAATAAAACCCCAATATATAAAGCAGATAGTTCGCACTTACACCACTGCTTCTTAAGGTTAGGATATTCACATCGTCAAACTGTGATTATCATTTATGCCATTAGTGCCTTATTAGGAATTGCTGCTTTCATTTACTCTTACTCTACAGTGATAGGTGCATTCCTCATTTCGCTTATTGTGTTAATAGCAGTAGAGTTGTTAGTAGAAATGTTAGGTTTAGTAAACAAGGATTATAAACCGCTATTACGAATTTTAAAGATTAATAGATTTTCTGAAGTGTCAGAAGGGAATAAAGATAATTAA